One stretch of Clavibacter michiganensis DNA includes these proteins:
- the serC gene encoding phosphoserine transaminase, producing the protein MPTTKIPTELLPLDGRFGCGPSKVRQAQLDHLALAGAQILGTSHRQAPVKDMVGRVRDGLSRLFRLPDGYEVVLGNGGSTAFWDAAAFSLIERRSQNLVFGEFGGKFATAAGAPFLEAPDVIRAEPGSRASANPVEGVDVYAWPHNETSTGVMAPVTRVHGDQGALTVVDATSAAGGIDFDAAQADVYYFAPQKNLASDGGVWLALFSPAALERVERIAASGRWIPEFLSLKNAVDNSRLNQTLNTPALATLLMLEDQLDWIERAGGLAWADARTRESSSVLYEWAERVEYARPFVTDPAHRSQVVVTMDFDDSIDAAAIAKTLRANGVVDTEPYRKLGRNQLRVATFTAIEPDDVRALVRCIEFVVEQGAG; encoded by the coding sequence ATGCCGACGACGAAGATCCCCACCGAACTGCTGCCCCTCGACGGACGATTCGGCTGCGGGCCGTCCAAGGTCCGGCAGGCGCAGCTCGACCACCTCGCGCTCGCGGGCGCGCAGATCCTCGGCACCTCCCACCGCCAGGCGCCCGTGAAGGACATGGTCGGCCGTGTCCGCGACGGTCTCTCCCGGCTCTTCCGCCTGCCCGACGGCTACGAGGTCGTGCTCGGCAACGGCGGCTCGACCGCGTTCTGGGACGCGGCGGCCTTCTCCCTCATCGAGCGCCGCAGCCAGAACCTCGTGTTCGGCGAGTTCGGCGGCAAGTTCGCGACCGCGGCGGGCGCGCCGTTCCTCGAGGCGCCCGACGTGATCCGCGCCGAGCCCGGCAGCCGCGCCTCCGCGAACCCGGTCGAGGGCGTCGACGTCTACGCGTGGCCGCACAACGAGACCTCCACCGGCGTCATGGCGCCCGTCACGCGCGTCCACGGCGACCAGGGCGCGCTCACGGTCGTGGACGCGACGAGCGCGGCGGGCGGGATCGACTTCGACGCGGCACAGGCCGACGTCTACTACTTCGCCCCGCAGAAGAACCTGGCGAGCGACGGCGGCGTCTGGCTCGCGCTGTTCTCCCCCGCCGCGCTCGAGCGCGTGGAGCGCATCGCGGCGTCCGGCCGGTGGATCCCCGAGTTCCTCAGCCTCAAGAACGCCGTCGACAACTCCCGCCTGAACCAGACGCTGAACACCCCGGCTCTCGCCACGCTGCTGATGCTCGAGGACCAGCTGGACTGGATCGAGCGCGCCGGCGGCCTGGCGTGGGCGGACGCCCGCACGCGCGAGTCGTCGTCCGTCCTCTACGAGTGGGCGGAGCGCGTGGAGTACGCGCGGCCGTTCGTGACGGATCCCGCGCACCGCTCGCAGGTGGTGGTGACGATGGACTTCGACGATTCGATCGACGCCGCCGCCATCGCGAAGACGCTCCGCGCGAACGGCGTCGTCGACACCGAGCCGTACCGGAAGCTCGGGCGCAACCAACTGCGGGTCGCGACGTTCACGGCCATCGAGCCGGACGACGTGCGCGCCCTGGTGCGCTGCATCGAGTTCGTGGTGGAGCAGGGCGCGGGCTGA
- a CDS encoding metal-dependent transcriptional regulator translates to MTDLVDTTEMYLRTILDLEEEAIVPLRARISERLGHSGPTVSQTVARMERDGLVIVSGDRHLELTPEGRSKAVHVMRKHRLAERLLSDVIGLEWEFVHDEACRWEHVMSEQVERKILDLLGHPTESPYGNPIPGLDELGDSPAVAFMAGVVSIVEASLGTTEDAPARGVIRRLGEPVQFDPELLSQLKQAGVLPGATGSFSREGAYVLVRADGAGPGLELPLEVAGHIFIER, encoded by the coding sequence ATGACTGATCTCGTGGACACGACGGAGATGTACCTCCGCACCATCCTCGACCTCGAGGAGGAGGCCATCGTCCCCCTGCGGGCGCGGATCTCCGAGCGCCTCGGTCACTCGGGTCCCACCGTCTCGCAGACCGTCGCCCGCATGGAGCGCGACGGCCTCGTCATCGTCAGCGGCGACCGGCACCTCGAGCTCACCCCCGAGGGCCGCAGCAAGGCCGTCCACGTGATGCGCAAGCACCGCCTCGCCGAGCGGCTCCTCAGCGACGTGATCGGCCTCGAGTGGGAGTTCGTCCACGACGAGGCCTGCCGGTGGGAGCACGTGATGAGCGAGCAGGTGGAGCGCAAGATCCTCGACCTCCTCGGGCACCCCACGGAGTCGCCGTACGGCAACCCCATCCCCGGGCTCGACGAGCTGGGCGACTCGCCCGCCGTGGCGTTCATGGCCGGCGTCGTGAGCATCGTCGAGGCCTCGCTCGGCACCACGGAGGACGCGCCCGCGCGCGGCGTGATCCGCCGGCTGGGCGAGCCCGTGCAGTTCGACCCCGAGCTCCTCTCGCAGCTCAAGCAGGCCGGCGTGCTGCCGGGCGCGACCGGATCCTTCTCCCGCGAGGGCGCCTACGTGCTCGTCCGGGCGGACGGCGCGGGCCCGGGGCTCGAGCTGCCGCTCGAGGTCGCGGGGCACATCTTCATCGAGCGCTGA
- a CDS encoding DUF3027 domain-containing protein has translation MPEPRDEMTDVDETTVAATDALAGDVTTDDTATEAEAPREPAVPDAELLAAVDLARAALLEITPAETVGPPAGSIVEGDRVLSLLFANTMPGYPGWFWTVTLARVDDSAPTVLEAELMPGEGALLSPEWLPWSDRLAGIEADQEAERIAAESDDDDDDEDDDSTEDAEDTDDVLDGVDFEAPASDDDDDDDDDDDDDDDDDDDDDDDDDDDDDTGFDGADR, from the coding sequence ATGCCTGAGCCGCGGGACGAGATGACGGACGTGGACGAGACGACCGTGGCCGCGACTGATGCGCTGGCCGGCGACGTGACGACCGACGACACGGCGACGGAGGCCGAGGCGCCCCGGGAGCCGGCCGTCCCCGACGCCGAGCTGCTCGCGGCCGTGGACCTCGCGCGTGCCGCCCTGCTGGAGATCACGCCGGCCGAGACCGTCGGGCCGCCTGCCGGTTCGATCGTCGAGGGCGACCGCGTGCTGTCGCTCCTCTTCGCGAACACGATGCCCGGGTACCCCGGCTGGTTCTGGACCGTCACGCTCGCCCGCGTCGACGACTCCGCCCCGACGGTGCTCGAGGCCGAGCTGATGCCCGGCGAGGGCGCCCTGCTCTCGCCCGAGTGGCTGCCGTGGTCCGACCGGCTCGCCGGAATCGAGGCCGACCAGGAGGCCGAGCGCATCGCGGCAGAGTCCGACGACGACGACGATGACGAGGACGACGATTCCACGGAGGACGCCGAGGACACGGACGACGTCCTCGACGGCGTCGACTTCGAGGCGCCCGCATCGGACGACGACGACGACGATGACGACGACGACGACGATGACGACGACGACGACGACGACGACGATGACGACGATGACGACGACGACGACACGGGGTTCGACGGCGCCGATCGCTGA
- a CDS encoding HNH endonuclease — protein sequence MRTLVLNAGFEPLAVVSFKRALVLVLSGKATMLAQDEEHPILGSGGAWGRPSVILLTRYVRIPHARRVPVSRRGVLRRDGGRCAYCARNATTIDHVLPRSRGGKDTWENLVACCLSCNNRKSDRTPEEMGWTLRTSPRAPQGSGWVVSGMERPAPGWDEFLAPAA from the coding sequence GTGCGCACACTGGTACTCAACGCGGGCTTCGAGCCGCTCGCCGTCGTGTCGTTCAAGCGGGCCCTGGTGCTCGTGCTGAGCGGCAAGGCCACCATGCTCGCCCAGGACGAGGAGCACCCGATCCTCGGCAGCGGCGGTGCGTGGGGCCGCCCGTCCGTGATCCTGCTCACGCGGTACGTGCGGATCCCGCACGCGCGTCGCGTGCCCGTCTCGCGGCGCGGGGTGCTGCGGCGCGACGGGGGCCGGTGCGCCTACTGCGCCCGCAACGCGACCACCATCGACCACGTCCTCCCGCGCTCGCGCGGCGGGAAGGACACGTGGGAGAACCTCGTGGCCTGCTGCCTGTCGTGCAACAACCGCAAGAGCGATCGCACGCCCGAGGAGATGGGCTGGACGCTGCGCACGTCGCCGCGGGCCCCGCAGGGGAGCGGCTGGGTCGTCAGCGGCATGGAGCGGCCCGCGCCCGGCTGGGACGAGTTCCTGGCGCCGGCGGCCTGA
- a CDS encoding helicase-associated domain-containing protein, which yields MTDSLVLAARLRALDDTVLAALVRDRGIDAARIADLFDLADALLVPDAVARALEQLDRTALAVLAVAAEEGATAGPVALGALRDALSRRSGEDPLDPSTVADAAHRAAGTLLAAVADAGITTHPEVAAALAAWPAAGLPGTDELARLAPPASLAAVPRVDADEVDRRAGESAFRSVVAVAALVDELVREPARELSRGGMSLPDARRLAAALGSDLDDVPVYLSLAERAALVALSGRTWSTAVAASAWSARPTAGRWEALAAAWLDALAPATRGILAERADASWGAGLVDSVLWRFPGGSAWIGERITAFTRDAGLLGITTGGVPSSAGRALLTTGSGAAAAALAPHLPAEVDRVYLQHDLTVVSPGPLDPAIESRLLEVADAEGRGLAATYRISAASVTRALASGGTVDAIRSFLADVSLTGIPQPLDYLIDEAASRFGRILVRPASPSDGVPDARTAVLSDDGPLLATLLVDRDLAPLRLVRAGATLLTSAASPDAVERALAAARLAPVREDAEGRRIAPARATAPTPHTTADPDPDGADTLVARVRAADGPDDGAAWTTRQLEVAIRAKAALRVRVRMPDGREVDHLLEPSSVAGGRLRARDRVADVERTLPLSSVVAISPAPATA from the coding sequence ATGACCGACTCCCTCGTGCTCGCGGCCCGCCTCCGCGCGCTCGACGACACGGTGCTCGCCGCCCTGGTCCGCGACCGCGGGATCGACGCCGCGCGCATCGCCGACCTCTTCGACCTCGCGGACGCGCTGCTCGTCCCGGACGCCGTCGCGCGCGCGCTGGAGCAGCTCGACCGCACGGCGTTGGCCGTCCTCGCGGTCGCCGCCGAGGAGGGGGCGACCGCGGGCCCTGTCGCCCTGGGCGCGCTCCGTGACGCGCTCTCCCGCCGCTCGGGCGAGGATCCGCTGGATCCGTCAACCGTGGCGGACGCCGCGCACCGCGCCGCCGGCACCCTCCTGGCCGCCGTCGCCGACGCCGGCATCACGACGCATCCCGAGGTCGCGGCCGCCCTCGCCGCCTGGCCCGCCGCCGGCCTTCCCGGGACGGACGAGCTCGCCCGCCTCGCTCCGCCCGCCTCGCTCGCCGCCGTCCCCCGCGTCGACGCCGACGAGGTCGACCGGAGGGCGGGCGAGAGCGCCTTCCGCTCCGTGGTCGCCGTCGCCGCGCTCGTCGACGAGCTGGTGCGGGAGCCCGCGCGCGAGCTGAGCCGAGGCGGCATGTCCCTGCCCGACGCGCGTCGGCTGGCCGCCGCGCTCGGCTCCGACCTCGACGACGTCCCCGTCTACCTGTCCCTCGCCGAGCGCGCGGCGCTCGTGGCCCTATCCGGCCGCACGTGGTCCACGGCCGTGGCGGCGTCCGCGTGGTCCGCGCGACCGACCGCCGGGCGATGGGAGGCCCTCGCGGCCGCGTGGCTCGACGCATTGGCGCCCGCGACCCGCGGCATCCTCGCCGAGCGCGCCGACGCGTCATGGGGAGCGGGGCTCGTCGACAGCGTCCTCTGGCGCTTCCCCGGGGGATCCGCCTGGATCGGCGAGCGCATCACGGCCTTCACCCGCGACGCCGGCCTCCTCGGCATCACGACGGGCGGCGTCCCGAGCTCGGCGGGCCGCGCCCTCCTCACGACGGGATCCGGTGCCGCGGCCGCCGCGCTCGCCCCGCATCTGCCCGCCGAGGTCGACCGGGTCTACCTGCAGCACGACCTCACCGTCGTGTCGCCCGGGCCGCTCGATCCGGCCATCGAGTCGCGCCTGCTCGAGGTCGCCGACGCCGAGGGTCGGGGACTGGCCGCGACCTATCGGATCTCCGCCGCGTCCGTGACGCGCGCCCTCGCGTCGGGCGGGACGGTCGACGCCATCCGCTCCTTCCTCGCAGACGTCTCCCTGACCGGCATCCCCCAGCCCCTCGACTACCTCATCGACGAGGCCGCCAGCCGCTTCGGCCGCATCCTCGTCCGGCCGGCGTCGCCCTCCGACGGGGTCCCGGACGCCCGGACAGCGGTCCTCTCCGATGACGGGCCGCTGCTCGCCACCCTCCTCGTCGACCGCGACCTCGCGCCGCTGCGGCTCGTGCGCGCGGGCGCCACGCTGCTCACCTCCGCCGCATCGCCCGACGCCGTCGAGCGCGCGTTGGCGGCCGCCCGGCTCGCTCCCGTCCGCGAGGACGCCGAGGGACGCCGCATCGCACCGGCCCGGGCGACCGCTCCGACGCCGCACACCACCGCGGATCCCGATCCCGACGGGGCGGACACCCTGGTCGCCCGCGTCCGGGCGGCCGACGGCCCCGACGACGGAGCGGCGTGGACGACGCGCCAGCTCGAGGTGGCGATCCGCGCCAAGGCCGCCCTCCGCGTCCGCGTCCGCATGCCGGACGGCCGCGAGGTGGACCACCTGCTCGAGCCCTCCAGCGTCGCCGGCGGACGGCTGCGCGCCCGCGACCGCGTCGCCGACGTGGAGCGGACCCTGCCCCTGTCGAGCGTCGTCGCGATCTCCCCCGCGCCGGCGACCGCGTGA
- a CDS encoding C40 family peptidase: protein MDRLPTRRELRAAESAKVVRPRRDSATRTLQAPAPRVTPAPAPAGRSRRTKAANAVVMTFVTGLVGVMAIPAYAAGSSLEHTSSAEGASLQDYTAANAQVVTADNASSAPVQEEGFTATSVADLNAQKAAAARAALAEQRRTQLASSATSYTGASASQLAQNPIYPGTSATGVAAVARQYLGVPYVFGGNTPAGFDCSGLVQYVFAQFGLNLPHSVRAQGAAGVTVPASEARAGDIVVWNDGSHDGIYTGNGIMIDAPKPGDHVKERPVWSSNVHYVRLLG, encoded by the coding sequence ATGGATCGTCTGCCCACTCGCCGCGAGCTCCGTGCCGCCGAGAGCGCCAAGGTCGTCCGCCCGCGTCGCGACTCCGCGACCCGCACTCTCCAGGCTCCCGCGCCCCGCGTGACCCCGGCCCCCGCACCCGCCGGCCGGTCGCGCCGCACGAAGGCCGCCAACGCCGTCGTGATGACCTTCGTCACCGGCCTCGTCGGCGTCATGGCGATCCCGGCGTACGCCGCCGGATCCTCGCTCGAGCACACCTCGTCCGCCGAGGGCGCCTCGCTGCAGGACTACACGGCCGCCAACGCGCAGGTCGTGACCGCGGACAACGCGTCCTCGGCGCCGGTCCAGGAGGAGGGCTTCACCGCCACCTCCGTCGCCGACCTCAACGCGCAGAAGGCGGCCGCCGCGCGCGCCGCCCTGGCCGAGCAGCGCCGCACGCAGCTCGCCTCCTCGGCGACGAGCTACACGGGCGCGTCCGCCTCCCAGCTCGCCCAGAACCCGATCTACCCGGGCACCTCGGCCACCGGCGTCGCCGCCGTCGCCCGCCAGTACCTCGGCGTGCCGTACGTCTTCGGCGGCAACACCCCCGCGGGCTTCGACTGCTCGGGCCTCGTCCAGTACGTCTTCGCCCAGTTCGGCCTCAACCTCCCGCACTCGGTGCGGGCACAGGGTGCGGCCGGCGTCACGGTCCCCGCCTCCGAGGCGCGCGCCGGCGACATCGTGGTCTGGAACGACGGCAGCCACGACGGCATCTACACCGGCAACGGCATCATGATCGACGCGCCGAAGCCCGGCGACCACGTCAAGGAGCGCCCGGTCTGGAGCTCCAACGTGCACTACGTCCGCCTCCTGGGCTGA
- a CDS encoding cold-shock protein: MPTGKVKFYDEDKGFGFISSDDGQEVFLHASALPSGVAGVKAGTRLEFGIADGKRGAQALSARILDAPPSLARMSRKPADDMAVIVEDLVKVLDGIGTGLKRGRYPDDAHGRKIAALLRRVAEELDA, encoded by the coding sequence ATGCCCACCGGCAAGGTGAAGTTCTACGACGAGGACAAGGGGTTCGGGTTCATCAGCTCGGACGACGGCCAGGAGGTCTTCCTGCACGCGTCGGCCCTGCCCTCGGGCGTCGCCGGCGTGAAGGCCGGCACCCGGCTCGAGTTCGGCATCGCGGACGGCAAGCGCGGCGCGCAGGCCCTCTCCGCGCGCATCCTCGACGCCCCGCCCTCGCTCGCTCGCATGTCCCGCAAGCCCGCCGACGACATGGCCGTCATCGTCGAGGACCTCGTGAAGGTGCTCGACGGGATCGGCACCGGTCTCAAGCGCGGCCGCTACCCCGACGACGCGCACGGCCGGAAGATCGCGGCGCTGCTGCGCCGGGTCGCGGAGGAGCTCGATGCCTGA